DNA from Aliarcobacter butzleri:
GAATCTCTTTTTTTCTTGATGTTCCAACAACAACTCCGTTACCAACATTACTTCCTGCACCTCTTGCTTTATTTTCACTTGTTGCTGCTGTTGCAACAACAGATCCTGCTAAAACAGAAGCTGCTATCGAAGCTCTTTTGATAAAGTTACGTCTATCGTTTAACTTATCACTCATGATAACTCCTTTATTTTTTTTAGGGTAAAAAGCCCTTTTAAAACTTCTTTAAAATTTTAGAAGAACTCTCTATTTTCAAAATAGAGTCAGAAATCAAGCATTAAGTTATTTTAATAATATATATTTCAATTTTTTAATAAAACAATTTTTATAAAAATTATTTTGTTAGATATATATAGTCTTTTGTACTTGTAAATAGATTTTTTCTACTATAAAAAGTAGGTAATGGGGTAGTCATTTCTAGAAATATTTTTCTTTTCATGTGTAATCTCTTATTGTTAATATATTCTATATTTAGAGATAAAGGAAGTATCAAGCTCTCTTTATGTAAAACCATAACCTATGGTCTATGAACTAAAATAGAAGAAAATAATAGTGAATTATTTATAAGTAAAAACTTAAATAGTAAAAAATTTTTTACTTAAATTAACTACAAATTTAATCTTGCTTAAGTATAATACATATAATTTTTAGAAAGAAGATATGCGATGAATAACGAATATAAACTAACTAAATTCGTTCAAGCCGCTGGTTGTGCTGCAAAGATGGGTCCGGGGGATCTAAAACAAACAATTTGCCACTTAACGCCAGATGATGAAAGAATTTTAGTAGGCTTTGATACAAGTGAAGATGCAAGTGTTTATCAAATAAATGAATCTCAAGCCATAGTTCAGACACTAGATTTCATTACTCCTGTTGTTGATGATCCATATATTTATGGTCAAATTGCAGCTGCAAATGCACTTAGTGATGTTTTCGCTATGGGAGCAGAAGTAAAAACAGCTATGAATATAGTTGGGTTTGATAGAAAAAATATTCCAAAAGACGCTTTAGAAATGATACTTGATGGTGGAAATAGTAAGATTAAAGAGTGTGGTGGAGTGCTTTTAGGTGGTCATACTATTGAATCACCTGAGATGTATTATGGATTATCTGTAACTGGAATGATACATCCAAATGAAATTATAAGAAATAACACACCAAAAATTGGTCACGTTTTAGTTCTTACAAAACCTATTGGAATGGGTATTTTAACGACTGCTATAAAAAGAGATTTATTAGAGTTAAATCTAATAAAAGATTGTGCAAAAATTATGGCAAGTTTAAACTATTTACCATCAAAAATGATGAGAAAATACGAAGTAAGTTCTTGTACTGATATAACTGGATTTGGACTTATGGGACATGCATTAGAGTGTACAAATAACTCTATTACACTTAATATTTCTCACAATGATGTTCCTTTCGTAAAAGAAGCTTTTGATTTTGCGTCAAATGATGTAATTCCAGGAGGAACAAGAAGAAATATGAAGTATGTGGAAGATAAAATTGAATTTTTACCAAATGTTTCAGATATTTATAAAGCGCTACTTTGTGATGCTCAAACTTCTGGTGGACTTTTAATAGCAATGAAAAAAGATGATGCAAAAGAGTTTATAAAAGAATTAGAAGATTATAGTTTTGGTTATGCAAGCATAATCGGAGAAGTAATTCCTCGAACGCATAAAGCAATAATTATAAACTAAAAAGAAAGAGTTTTAAAACTCTTTCTTTTAGTCTAATACAATTATTCATCAAATGTATTCTTTTTATAAAAATACATTTTAGTATTTGTACCATTATCCTCAATAATAGTAATCACTTTTTTTTCTTC
Protein-coding regions in this window:
- a CDS encoding twin-arginine translocation signal domain-containing protein; protein product: MSDKLNDRRNFIKRASIAASVLAGSVVATAATSENKARGAGSNVGNGVVVGTSRKKEILYKKSVAWENFYKAAN
- the selD gene encoding selenide, water dikinase SelD, whose product is MNNEYKLTKFVQAAGCAAKMGPGDLKQTICHLTPDDERILVGFDTSEDASVYQINESQAIVQTLDFITPVVDDPYIYGQIAAANALSDVFAMGAEVKTAMNIVGFDRKNIPKDALEMILDGGNSKIKECGGVLLGGHTIESPEMYYGLSVTGMIHPNEIIRNNTPKIGHVLVLTKPIGMGILTTAIKRDLLELNLIKDCAKIMASLNYLPSKMMRKYEVSSCTDITGFGLMGHALECTNNSITLNISHNDVPFVKEAFDFASNDVIPGGTRRNMKYVEDKIEFLPNVSDIYKALLCDAQTSGGLLIAMKKDDAKEFIKELEDYSFGYASIIGEVIPRTHKAIIIN